The Colletes latitarsis isolate SP2378_abdomen chromosome 1, iyColLati1, whole genome shotgun sequence genome has a segment encoding these proteins:
- the Taf11 gene encoding TATA-box binding protein associated factor 11 isoform X2, translating to MDNIFGKEDSGNESEHIDIDDKEDKYNNSQNSESKDAEPMDADNIQVESDAMSSQSQSDVDDMGSNSLYTVPEDQLEIVKHEVENREEEQTTEDIFGNDILLPHTNPTNVKERRESKEKSKKELEEEEREKMQVLVSNFTEDQLDRYEMYRRAAFPKAAIKRIMQTITGCSVSQNVVIAMSGIAKVFVGEIVEEALDVMEAHQETGPLQPKHLREAVRRLRLQRQIPNGRAHKAFFRL from the exons ATGGATAACATATTTGGTAAAGAAGATTCTGGAAATGAAAGCGAACACATAGATATTGATGATAAAGAAGACAAGTACAATAATTCTCAAAATTCTGAGTCCAAAGACGCGGAACCAATGGATGCTGATAATATACAG GTAGAATCAGATGCAATGAGTTCTCAGTCTCAGTCAGATGTGGATGATATGGGCTCTAATTCATTGTATACAGTGCCTGAGGATCAATTAGAAATTGTAAAGCATGAAGTTGAAAATAGAGAGGAAGAACAAACTACTGAAGACATATTTGGAAATGATATACTACTACCCCATACAAATCCAACAAATGTTAAGGAAAGACGTGAAAGTAAAGagaaaagtaaaaaagaattggaGGAAGAAGAAAGGGAAAAAATGCA GGTATTAGTCTCGAATTTTACAGAGGATCAGTTGGATAGATATGAAATGTACAGAAGAGCAGCTTTTCCAAAAGCAGCTATAAAGAGG ATTATGCAAACCATAACAGGTTGTTCTGTATCACAGAACGTAGTTATCGCTATGTCCGGTATTGCAAAAGTATTTGTAGGAGAAATTGTAGAAGAAG CTCTTGATGTCATGGAAGCGCATCAAGAAACAGGACCGTTACAGCCGAAACATCTAAGAGAAGCGGTTAGAAGACTGAGACTTCAGAGACAAATTCCAAATGGTCGTGCCCATAAAGCATTTTTTAGGTTATGA
- the Taf11 gene encoding TATA-box binding protein associated factor 11 isoform X1: MDNIFGKEDSGNESEHIDIDDKEDKYNNSQNSESKDAEPMDADNIQVKVESDAMSSQSQSDVDDMGSNSLYTVPEDQLEIVKHEVENREEEQTTEDIFGNDILLPHTNPTNVKERRESKEKSKKELEEEEREKMQVLVSNFTEDQLDRYEMYRRAAFPKAAIKRIMQTITGCSVSQNVVIAMSGIAKVFVGEIVEEALDVMEAHQETGPLQPKHLREAVRRLRLQRQIPNGRAHKAFFRL; this comes from the exons ATGGATAACATATTTGGTAAAGAAGATTCTGGAAATGAAAGCGAACACATAGATATTGATGATAAAGAAGACAAGTACAATAATTCTCAAAATTCTGAGTCCAAAGACGCGGAACCAATGGATGCTGATAATATACAGGTCAAG GTAGAATCAGATGCAATGAGTTCTCAGTCTCAGTCAGATGTGGATGATATGGGCTCTAATTCATTGTATACAGTGCCTGAGGATCAATTAGAAATTGTAAAGCATGAAGTTGAAAATAGAGAGGAAGAACAAACTACTGAAGACATATTTGGAAATGATATACTACTACCCCATACAAATCCAACAAATGTTAAGGAAAGACGTGAAAGTAAAGagaaaagtaaaaaagaattggaGGAAGAAGAAAGGGAAAAAATGCA GGTATTAGTCTCGAATTTTACAGAGGATCAGTTGGATAGATATGAAATGTACAGAAGAGCAGCTTTTCCAAAAGCAGCTATAAAGAGG ATTATGCAAACCATAACAGGTTGTTCTGTATCACAGAACGTAGTTATCGCTATGTCCGGTATTGCAAAAGTATTTGTAGGAGAAATTGTAGAAGAAG CTCTTGATGTCATGGAAGCGCATCAAGAAACAGGACCGTTACAGCCGAAACATCTAAGAGAAGCGGTTAGAAGACTGAGACTTCAGAGACAAATTCCAAATGGTCGTGCCCATAAAGCATTTTTTAGGTTATGA